The DNA segment GCCCACCGAAGGGGAGGGCCCGCATCACGGGGTCTGATCTCTCAGGTCCGTGGACAGAGGGGCGGCGACCGACATCCGGTGGATGTCGCCTGCCGCCTTTTTGATGGGAACCCGAGTGATGACCCAACGTACCGCCTTGCACACCGAACACCTCGCCGCTGGCGCCAAGATGGTCGATTTTGCCGGCTGGGACATGCCGTTGCATTATGGCTCTCAGTTGGAAGAGCATCACCGGGTCCGCCGCGGTGCCGGCGTCTTTGATGTTTCCCATATGACCGTGCTGGATCTCGCCGGTCCCGGCGCGCGCGATTTTCTGCGACACCTGCTCGCCAACGATGTCGATCGACTCAAGCAGCCAGGCAAGGCGCTGTACAGCTGTATGTTGCAGGCCGATGGCGGCGTGATCGATGATCTAATTACCTACTACCTGGGCGAAGGCCGCTACCGCACGGTGGTGAATGCCGCCACCCGCGACAAAGATCTTGCGTGGATACGCCACCAGGCCGAGGCCTTCGAGGTTGTCGTCACCGTGCGCGACGATCTGTCGATGCTCGCCGTGCAGGGACCAAACGCGCGCACCCTCGCTGCCACGGTATTGGGTGGCGAGGCGGGTATGCGGGCCCTCGAACTCAGCATCTTCCAGGCCGTCGAGCTGGGCGAACGATTCGTGGCACGTACCGGCTATACCGGTGAGGACGGCTTCGAGATCATGTTGCCGAACGAGGAAGCTGCAGAATTCTGGCGCGCGCTACTGGCGGCCGGTGTGCACCCCATTGGCCTCGGCGCGCGCGATACCCTGCGTTTAGAGGCCGGCATGAATTTGTATGGTACCGACATGGACGAAACCATCACGCCGCTCGAATGCGGGCTTGCATGGACCCTCGCCTGGGAACCTCTGTCGCGTGACTTCATTGGGCGCAAGGCGCTGGAGCATCAACGCGCCGAGGGTCGCCTGCGTCGCTTCGTGGGCTTGGTGCTGGAGGATCGCGGCGTGCTGCGCGGTCATCAGCGCGTGATCGTCGAGGGATCTGGCGAGGGCGAAACCACCAGTGGCACTTTTTCACCTACCTTGGGTATGGCGATCGCGCTGGCGCGGGTGCCCGCGGGGACGGAGGAGACCTGCGAGGTCGAAATTCGCGGCAAGCGCCTGAAGGCACGTGTAGTTAAACCGCCTTTCGTGCGCAATGGGCAGAGCTGTCTCTAGCCGAAATGCGGCTGGAATAGACATTAACAATTCATGCAAAACAGTCTCGGGAGACAATCGCAATGAGTCAGCAGATGGCGGAACTGAAATTCACTCGGAGTCATGAATGGGTGCGCGACAATGGTGATGGCAGCTGCACCGTCGGCATCACCGATCATGCGCAGGAACTACTGGGCGATCTGGTCTTCGTCGAGCCACCCGAGGCTGGCCGACAGGTCCATGCGGGCGATGCCTGTGCCGTGGTGGAATCGGTCAAGGCCGCTTCCGATGTGTATGCACCGTTGGCCGGCGAGGTACTGGAAGGTAACGAAGCGCTCGCGGATAGTCCTGAGCTGATCAACCAGGATGCCTACGGTGATGGTTGGATTTTTCGTCTGCGCCTGAATGCGGTAGGCGATCTGGCCGAACTGATGGATGCGGATGCCTATACCGCTTTTGTGGAAGCCGAGGGCTAAGGCCCCGTCGAGGACAACACACTAATGCCGTTTATTCCACATACCGACGCCGATGTCCGCGACATGCTCGCAGCCATTGGCGTGGCCGATATCGAAGATCTGTTCGACGAAATTCCCACAGCGTTGCGCGCCAAGGGCTTGGATGGTGTGCCGCCGGCACTGTCCGAGATGGAAACCCTGCGGCTGATGCGCGAGCGAGCGAGTCAGGACCGCGCGATGCTCAATTTCATCGGCGCGGGTGCCTATGAGCACCACATCCCGGCGGCGGTCTGGGAAATCGCCACCCGCGGCGAGTTCTACAGCGCCTACACACCCTATCAGGCCGAGGCCTCGCAGGGCACGCTGCAACTGATTTACGAATACCAGACCATGATGACCGGGCTGACCGGCATGGCGGTGTCTAACGCGTCGCTGTACGACGGTGCCTCCGCGTTGGCCGAGGCAGTGCTCATGGCGGTGCGTCTCAACCGACGCGCAACTACGCGTCGCGTGCTGGTCCCCACCAGCCTCAATCCCGCATGGCGCGCCACGACGCATAATATCGTGCACAACCAGGGTATCCAGCTGGTCGATCTGCCCTGCGATCCGGTCAGCGGCCGTATAGACGTCTCGACGCTCGCAGCCTATGAAGGACAGGGCGCGGTGACCGCCCTGGTCGTGCCGCAGCCGAATTTCTTCGGCGTGCTCGAGGAGGTCGATGCACTGACCGACTGGGCCGCGCAGCACGATGTGATCCTGATCGCGGCCGTCAATCCGCTCACCTTGGCGCTGCTCAAACCGCCGGGCGAGTGGGGCGCGGCCGGTGTCGACATCGTCGTCGGTGATGGTCAGCCTCTCGGTGCCCCATTGTCCTACGGTGGTCCGTACTATGGTTTTATGTGTGCCCGTAAACAGCACGTGCGGCAGATGCCTGGGCGTATTGTCGGTCGCGCGGTAGATGCCGACGGCAAGCCCGGTTTCGTGCTCACGCTGCAGGCACGCGAGCAGCACATCCGCCGCTCCAAGGCGACCTCCAATATTTGCACCAATCAAGGTCTGGTGGTGACGGCCTCGACCATTCACATGGCGATTCTCGGTCCAGAAGGGCTGGCGCGCGCGGCCGGGAGCAGCTACGCGAACACCCATGCGCTGGTTGATCGCGCGGATGCTTTGGGGGTCCGCCCCGTGTTTACCGGCGATTATTTCCACGAAGTTGCCCTGCGCCTGCCGCGCCCAGCGGCCGACGTACTGGCGGCTATGGCCGCAGATGGGATTCAGGCGGGTTACGATCTCGGTAAAATCGATTCCTCACTGGACAACGCGCTATTGGTCTGTGCTACCGAAACCAAAATACCGGAAGATATTGACCGTTATATCGACAGTCTCAAGCGTGCCCTCAAGGGCTGACCACAACCGAAGGAGAAGCAGATGGCCACGATCACCCTGCAAGGCAATCCGATCCATACTCACGGCGAGCTACCCAAGATCGGTGCGTCAGCGCCGGATTTCCATCTCGTGGACGGCGATCTGAACGACGTCAATCTGGCCAGCTATGCCGGCAAGAAAAAACTGCTCAATATCGTGCCGAGTCTGGATACACCGACCTGCGCACTGTCTACACGCAAATTCAACGAGTTCGCCAAGGGGCGTGACGGTGTGGTGATGCTGATGGTCTCCGCCGACCTGCCGTTCGCGCAAAAGCGCTTCTGTGATGACGCAGGCTTGTCCAATGTGATCTCGCTGTCGCTGATGCGTACTCGCGCCTTCGCCAAGGACTACGGTGTGTTGATCGAGGACGGTCCGCTGGCAGGCATCACCGCGCGCGCAGTGGTCGTACTTGATGAGAACGACCAGGTGGTTTACACCCAAATGGTATCCGAGATCGCCGACGAACCCGATTACGAAGCTGCCCTGGCGGCCCTGGCTTGAAGCTGCGCCGCCGGCGTGCGTCCAGCCGTACCGGCGGCGTTATTCCATTCATTTTGAGAGTGTGTCACCCATGCTGATCTTCGAACACGCCCGTCCGGGCCGTCGTGCCGCTGCTCAGGCACCGTTGCAGGCCGCCGTTACGGCAAGTCTGCCAGAACGTTTCCGGCGCGGCAGCGCCACGGGGTTGCCCGAAGTGTCCGAGTTGCAGGCGGTGCGTCATTACACCCGGTTGTCGCAGAAGAACTTCTCCATCGACACGCACTTCTATCCGTTGGGGTCGTGCACCATGAAGTACAACCCGCGGGGCTCGAACGCCGCGGCGATGCTCGACGGTTTTCTCGGCCTGCATCCGCATACTCCTGACGCCTACGCGCAAGGCATGCTGAGCTGTCTCCACGAACTGCAGGAGATGCTCAAGGGCGTGACCGGCATGCGCGGCGTCTCGTTGACGCCGATGGCGGGTGCGCAGGGCGAATTCGCCGGCGTGGCGATGATCCGTGCGTATCACGAGGCTCGCGGTGACAGCGCGCGGACCGAGATCCTGGTGCCTGACGCCGCGCACGGCACCAACCCGGCGACTGCGACCATGTGCGGTTACGGCGTGCGTGAAATTCCGACCGACGCCGAGGGCGACGTCGACATGGCGGCTCTGCGCGCCGCCGTCGGTCCACAGACTGCGGGCATCATGTTGACCAATCCTTCGACGCTGGGCGTGTTTGAGCGCCGCATCCACGAGATTGCTGCGATCGTGCACGAGGCGGGCGGTCTGCTGTACTACGACGGCGCCAATCTCAACGCCATTCTCGGCAAGGTGCGCCCCGGCGACATGGGCTTTGATGTCATCCACATGAATCTGCACAAGACCTTTTCCACCCCACATGGCGGCGGCGGTCCAGGCGCTGGCGCGGTCGGCGTCGGCGAACGTTTGCTGCCTTTCATGCCGGTGCCTGTGGTGGCGCGTGAGGAGGCGGGATACAGATTGCTGACCGAACACGATATGCCGCAGAGCATCGGCCGGCTGTCTGCCTTCATGGGCAATGTCGGCGTTCTGCTGCGCGCTTATGCTTACATGCGCATGCTGGGACACGAGGGCATGCAGCGCGTGGCCGAGTACGCCACCCTGAATGCCAACTACCTCGCCGTCCGGTTACGCGACGCGGGCTTCACACTGGCCTATCCGCGACGCCGGGCAACGCATGAATTCGTGGTCACGCTCAAGCGTGAGGCCAAGGAAACTGGCGTGACGGCGATGGATTACGCCAAGCGTCTGCTCGATTACGGCTTCCATGCGCCGACTACCTATTTCCCTTTGCTGGTACCCGAGTGCCTGCTGATCGAGCCGACGGAGACCGAGGCGCGCGAGGATTTGGATGGTTTTATCGAGGCGATGGCGACGATCCGTCGCGAATCAATGAGCGAAGCCGATATGGTCAAGGGCGCGCCCTACCGATTGCCCAACCGTCGTTTCGACGAGGTGCGCGCGGCGCGCGAGCTGGACCTGCGCTGGCAGCCGGGACAGTGAAGCCTATGAAGCCCTGAGGCCAATTCATCGCCCTGAAACCTTTCCCCGTTAGCGTGTTGTCTTCGCGCAACGGGGTATGGGGTTTCATGGCGTCGAGCGGTTACACGGGCTTCAAGCGTATCGTCAAGGCGGCCGGCTACTCCTGGCACGGCTTGTGTTCCACCTTTCGCCACGAGTCCGCCTTTCGACAGGAGCTGGCGCTCAGTGCCGTGCTCGTGCCGCTGGCGTTCTGGTTGGGCCAGGACGCCGTTGCACGGGCACTGATGATTGGCTGCGTCTTTCTGGTGCTCGTCGTCGAGTTGCTCAATTCCGCAATCGAGGCGGCCATCGACCGCTTCGGAGGCGAGCACCACCTGTTGTCCGCACGAGCGAAGGACATGGGCTCGGCGGCAGTGCTGGTCGCGATCCTCAATGCGCTAATCGTGTGGGCACTGTTGTTAATCTGAGTGCTGAAGGCGTCTTCATCGCATCGTCAAACCGATGAGATCGGGTTGTCATCTTGTCCACCCATAGTGCCTCCATCCGGGCGGCTGGGGATGG comes from the Acidihalobacter yilgarnensis genome and includes:
- the gcvT gene encoding glycine cleavage system aminomethyltransferase GcvT, which encodes MTQRTALHTEHLAAGAKMVDFAGWDMPLHYGSQLEEHHRVRRGAGVFDVSHMTVLDLAGPGARDFLRHLLANDVDRLKQPGKALYSCMLQADGGVIDDLITYYLGEGRYRTVVNAATRDKDLAWIRHQAEAFEVVVTVRDDLSMLAVQGPNARTLAATVLGGEAGMRALELSIFQAVELGERFVARTGYTGEDGFEIMLPNEEAAEFWRALLAAGVHPIGLGARDTLRLEAGMNLYGTDMDETITPLECGLAWTLAWEPLSRDFIGRKALEHQRAEGRLRRFVGLVLEDRGVLRGHQRVIVEGSGEGETTSGTFSPTLGMAIALARVPAGTEETCEVEIRGKRLKARVVKPPFVRNGQSCL
- the gcvH gene encoding glycine cleavage system protein GcvH, whose protein sequence is MSQQMAELKFTRSHEWVRDNGDGSCTVGITDHAQELLGDLVFVEPPEAGRQVHAGDACAVVESVKAASDVYAPLAGEVLEGNEALADSPELINQDAYGDGWIFRLRLNAVGDLAELMDADAYTAFVEAEG
- the gcvPA gene encoding aminomethyl-transferring glycine dehydrogenase subunit GcvPA, with product MPFIPHTDADVRDMLAAIGVADIEDLFDEIPTALRAKGLDGVPPALSEMETLRLMRERASQDRAMLNFIGAGAYEHHIPAAVWEIATRGEFYSAYTPYQAEASQGTLQLIYEYQTMMTGLTGMAVSNASLYDGASALAEAVLMAVRLNRRATTRRVLVPTSLNPAWRATTHNIVHNQGIQLVDLPCDPVSGRIDVSTLAAYEGQGAVTALVVPQPNFFGVLEEVDALTDWAAQHDVILIAAVNPLTLALLKPPGEWGAAGVDIVVGDGQPLGAPLSYGGPYYGFMCARKQHVRQMPGRIVGRAVDADGKPGFVLTLQAREQHIRRSKATSNICTNQGLVVTASTIHMAILGPEGLARAAGSSYANTHALVDRADALGVRPVFTGDYFHEVALRLPRPAADVLAAMAADGIQAGYDLGKIDSSLDNALLVCATETKIPEDIDRYIDSLKRALKG
- the tpx gene encoding thiol peroxidase, with product MATITLQGNPIHTHGELPKIGASAPDFHLVDGDLNDVNLASYAGKKKLLNIVPSLDTPTCALSTRKFNEFAKGRDGVVMLMVSADLPFAQKRFCDDAGLSNVISLSLMRTRAFAKDYGVLIEDGPLAGITARAVVVLDENDQVVYTQMVSEIADEPDYEAALAALA
- the gcvPB gene encoding aminomethyl-transferring glycine dehydrogenase subunit GcvPB is translated as MLIFEHARPGRRAAAQAPLQAAVTASLPERFRRGSATGLPEVSELQAVRHYTRLSQKNFSIDTHFYPLGSCTMKYNPRGSNAAAMLDGFLGLHPHTPDAYAQGMLSCLHELQEMLKGVTGMRGVSLTPMAGAQGEFAGVAMIRAYHEARGDSARTEILVPDAAHGTNPATATMCGYGVREIPTDAEGDVDMAALRAAVGPQTAGIMLTNPSTLGVFERRIHEIAAIVHEAGGLLYYDGANLNAILGKVRPGDMGFDVIHMNLHKTFSTPHGGGGPGAGAVGVGERLLPFMPVPVVAREEAGYRLLTEHDMPQSIGRLSAFMGNVGVLLRAYAYMRMLGHEGMQRVAEYATLNANYLAVRLRDAGFTLAYPRRRATHEFVVTLKREAKETGVTAMDYAKRLLDYGFHAPTTYFPLLVPECLLIEPTETEAREDLDGFIEAMATIRRESMSEADMVKGAPYRLPNRRFDEVRAARELDLRWQPGQ
- a CDS encoding diacylglycerol kinase; protein product: MASSGYTGFKRIVKAAGYSWHGLCSTFRHESAFRQELALSAVLVPLAFWLGQDAVARALMIGCVFLVLVVELLNSAIEAAIDRFGGEHHLLSARAKDMGSAAVLVAILNALIVWALLLI